In one window of Bacillus marinisedimentorum DNA:
- a CDS encoding metallophosphoesterase family protein — protein sequence MDSLRFIHAADLHLDSPFKGLRSLPAGLFEKMEDSTYTALKRLADTAIRERVDFVLIAGDVFDNENRSLQAQLRFNREMSRVAREGIDVYIMHGNHDHFSGTMNELSWPDNVHFFPPGKVKMLPFYKKDLLVAGLYGFSYQERAATENMTGYYRKEPGPLYHIGVLHGSEETSEGHSRYAPFKTSELVEKDFDYWALGHIHKRSRLSTHPPIIYPGNLQGRHRKESGEKGFYLVEMQGPEEAAELHFHSAQAVKWSTIDLPINGLSNVTELTGLLEEKMEETRTEGNGVLLDIRFIGDGPLHTELQEEDFLEDLASILNEGEELEDSFVWVNSWQIETVPHWNREDLAADGHFLGDLIRAIDGFEEIEETLAPLYRHKKGRKYLPRLGETEKRQLLEDAERLLLNELLKEMD from the coding sequence ATGGATTCGCTGCGTTTTATTCATGCGGCTGACTTGCATCTTGACAGCCCGTTTAAGGGGCTGCGGTCGCTTCCTGCCGGGCTGTTTGAGAAAATGGAAGATAGTACATATACGGCGCTCAAGCGCCTTGCCGATACAGCGATCCGGGAGCGGGTTGATTTTGTTCTCATTGCAGGAGATGTGTTTGATAACGAAAACCGGAGCCTGCAAGCCCAGCTGCGGTTCAATCGGGAAATGTCCCGGGTCGCCCGCGAAGGCATCGATGTGTATATCATGCACGGCAACCATGACCACTTTTCCGGCACGATGAACGAGCTGTCGTGGCCGGATAATGTCCACTTTTTTCCACCCGGCAAGGTGAAGATGCTTCCTTTCTACAAAAAAGATCTTCTTGTTGCCGGCTTGTATGGCTTCAGTTACCAGGAGCGGGCCGCAACTGAAAATATGACTGGTTATTACCGGAAAGAACCGGGTCCGCTTTACCATATCGGCGTCCTTCACGGCAGTGAAGAGACAAGTGAGGGACATAGCCGCTATGCCCCCTTCAAGACGTCGGAATTGGTTGAAAAGGATTTCGATTATTGGGCCCTCGGCCATATTCATAAGCGAAGCCGGTTAAGCACACACCCTCCGATAATTTATCCGGGCAATCTGCAGGGGAGGCACCGCAAAGAATCAGGTGAAAAAGGGTTTTACCTCGTGGAAATGCAGGGACCGGAAGAGGCAGCCGAACTTCATTTTCATTCGGCCCAGGCCGTCAAATGGAGTACAATCGACCTGCCGATCAATGGACTTTCAAATGTAACGGAACTTACAGGCTTGCTCGAAGAGAAAATGGAGGAAACCAGAACAGAGGGGAACGGTGTTTTACTGGATATCCGGTTCATCGGTGACGGACCGCTGCACACCGAACTCCAGGAGGAAGATTTCCTGGAAGACCTTGCTTCCATTTTAAATGAAGGGGAGGAACTCGAAGATTCGTTTGTATGGGTGAACTCCTGGCAAATTGAAACGGTGCCGCATTGGAATCGGGAAGATCTGGCAGCTGATGGGCATTTTCTAGGGGATTTGATCCGGGCGATTGACGGCTTTGAAGAAATAGAGGAAACACTAGCGCCCCTATACCGTCATAAAAAGGGGAGAAAATATCTCCCGCGTCTCGGTGAAACAGAAAAACGGCAACTCCTGGAGGATGCCGAACGGCTGCTCCTGAATGAATTGCTGAAGGAAATGGACTGA
- a CDS encoding ABC transporter permease, which produces MNKFWIILSHTYLTRLKSKSFIITTLITALVITGLANSSKIADLFTGGETEAAEIAVIDRTEVSLEPLRAQLEAADTKITLTSFSGSAKEAEQQVKDATYTGLLIIETGPDELPQGTYKAMQIAEQKVSGALENALQQVKVAAATSQLGLSGAEVAAVYSPVQFEQEALLASAKTAEELNQARGLVYILLFVIYFSVIFYGNMIAMEVAIEKSSRVMEIIISSVSPVKQMFGKILGIALLGLTQYIFIIGIGYYSLKENMDDLQGGFFDVMGLGGLPLSTFVYAVVFFILGYFFFATLAAMLGSLVSRIEDAQQMIMPMTLLIVAAFMIAMFGLTNPETMFITITSFIPPFTPMIMFLRVGMLNVPAWEVALSIGLMIVSILALAVIASKVYRGGVLMYGKSTSLKDLKKAMKLS; this is translated from the coding sequence ATGAATAAATTCTGGATTATTTTATCCCATACATACCTCACCAGGCTTAAATCGAAATCGTTTATTATCACGACCCTTATTACGGCGCTCGTCATAACCGGCCTTGCTAATTCATCGAAAATCGCGGATTTGTTTACCGGCGGGGAGACAGAAGCAGCAGAGATTGCGGTCATTGACCGGACAGAAGTCTCGCTGGAACCCCTCAGAGCACAGTTGGAAGCCGCTGATACAAAAATCACGCTCACTTCTTTTTCCGGTTCTGCAAAAGAAGCCGAACAGCAGGTGAAGGATGCCACATACACCGGCCTGCTTATCATTGAAACGGGGCCGGACGAGCTGCCGCAGGGAACATATAAAGCCATGCAAATTGCAGAGCAGAAAGTGTCCGGCGCCCTGGAGAATGCCCTGCAGCAGGTAAAAGTGGCGGCGGCAACGAGCCAGTTGGGGCTCAGTGGGGCAGAAGTGGCTGCTGTGTACAGCCCCGTACAGTTTGAACAGGAGGCGCTGCTGGCCAGTGCGAAAACAGCCGAGGAACTGAATCAGGCTCGCGGTCTCGTTTATATTCTGCTGTTTGTCATCTATTTCTCAGTTATTTTCTACGGAAATATGATCGCGATGGAAGTCGCGATTGAAAAGTCATCGCGGGTGATGGAAATCATCATTTCCAGCGTTTCGCCGGTCAAGCAAATGTTCGGAAAAATTTTGGGAATTGCTTTGCTCGGTTTGACGCAGTACATTTTCATCATTGGGATCGGTTATTACTCTTTGAAAGAGAACATGGACGACCTGCAGGGGGGATTCTTTGATGTGATGGGCCTTGGCGGCCTGCCGTTATCAACATTCGTTTATGCTGTCGTATTCTTTATTCTTGGATACTTCTTTTTTGCCACTCTTGCAGCTATGCTCGGTTCGCTCGTAAGCCGTATCGAAGACGCCCAGCAGATGATAATGCCAATGACCCTGTTGATCGTGGCAGCTTTTATGATCGCGATGTTCGGGTTGACCAACCCGGAAACGATGTTTATTACCATTACATCTTTCATTCCGCCTTTCACACCGATGATCATGTTCCTGCGCGTCGGCATGCTGAACGTTCCGGCATGGGAAGTTGCGCTAAGCATCGGCCTCATGATCGTTTCGATATTGGCCCTGGCCGTCATCGCTTCGAAAGTCTACCGGGGCGGTGTGCTCATGTACGGCAAGTCAACATCATTAAAAGATTTGAAGAAAGCGATGAAGCTTTCATAA